A genomic segment from Methanolobus zinderi encodes:
- a CDS encoding helix-turn-helix transcriptional regulator — protein sequence MKTPLFELLGISEEKKDLLLLLYEGSKEKESILLSMGISRQALVPHIRSLEENGLITDQDGVYKLTGMGKITVSEMIPFLETLSFIDNASDFLGDYKLDFIPSDLLERFHEIGVLNAKEPRLSEIHEPDKEFMSTVSTSFSVITTFLYPTFNEFTLELMDRGVHISVIIDQAMLGKMKRDRYVDFKRLVEDERSSVYLYPESIDFVSFSVTDSCIMFRLFKKDDGFDNKLITACNDKAVKWGRELFEYYRKRSKKLDKI from the coding sequence TTGAAAACGCCGCTGTTTGAGTTATTGGGTATATCAGAAGAGAAGAAGGATCTGCTCTTACTGTTGTATGAAGGTTCAAAGGAAAAAGAGTCCATACTCCTTTCCATGGGTATCAGTCGTCAGGCACTTGTTCCTCATATAAGGTCACTGGAAGAGAACGGCCTCATCACGGATCAGGATGGTGTCTACAAACTGACAGGTATGGGGAAAATAACCGTTTCTGAAATGATACCTTTCCTTGAGACACTGTCATTTATTGATAATGCTTCGGATTTTCTTGGCGACTATAAGCTTGACTTCATTCCTTCGGATCTGCTTGAAAGATTCCATGAGATCGGTGTTTTGAATGCAAAAGAACCCAGACTTTCTGAGATCCACGAACCTGATAAGGAATTTATGAGCACGGTCTCAACCTCTTTTTCCGTTATCACTACTTTCCTCTACCCCACATTTAATGAGTTTACTCTGGAGTTGATGGATCGGGGAGTACATATATCGGTAATAATCGACCAGGCAATGCTTGGAAAAATGAAAAGGGACCGTTATGTTGATTTTAAAAGACTTGTAGAAGATGAACGGTCCAGTGTCTACCTTTACCCTGAAAGCATTGATTTTGTCTCATTTTCAGTTACAGACTCATGTATCATGTTCCGACTCTTCAAGAAAGATGACGGGTTTGATAATAAGCTGATCACAGCCTGTAATGATAAGGCAGTTAAATGGGGCAGAGAATTATTTGAATATTACAGGAAAAGATCAAAAAAACTGGATAAGATCTGA
- a CDS encoding MFS transporter, which translates to MAGNHKLSIICLVAFFAMSAGALLGPVLPFMVEPLDTTRASVGLVLGMYTFSTALFMLFVSVITDSVGRKKILVPCLLINGVAGLACYFATDFETLLILRFVQGIGIAGMLPIAMTMIGELYEGLDRVNAMGKMSMTTGIGAVSAPLIGGTLAVYGWNVPFLFYGLTVPLAVIVAFALPETNPPGKRMEKKLSDMLGVFRNLNILYTIFLSFSIFFLLYTIVIYVPFILKDNFGFNAAEAGLALGIEGIAMASVSSQARKLSAKYGKQKVIRTGFAITGIAIGGLIFAHTLPQTLLMILLFGLGFGMVQPPLNTLATQIAPRGMMGSIVSIFNIMKYGGQTAAPLILAVVLLNFGMEAVFVTSCIFAFTVAASIYIARDIYADIAEA; encoded by the coding sequence ATGGCGGGAAACCACAAGCTTTCGATTATATGCCTGGTAGCATTTTTTGCAATGTCTGCAGGTGCTCTTCTGGGACCTGTCCTTCCTTTCATGGTGGAACCGCTTGATACCACACGTGCATCTGTGGGACTTGTCCTTGGTATGTATACCTTTTCCACTGCCCTTTTCATGCTCTTTGTCAGTGTGATCACCGACAGTGTGGGAAGAAAAAAGATACTTGTGCCCTGTCTTCTGATCAACGGCGTTGCTGGTCTTGCCTGCTATTTCGCAACCGATTTTGAGACACTTCTGATCCTTAGATTCGTACAGGGAATAGGTATTGCGGGAATGCTGCCCATTGCAATGACCATGATCGGGGAATTGTATGAAGGTCTTGACAGGGTCAATGCTATGGGTAAGATGAGTATGACTACCGGTATCGGTGCCGTATCTGCTCCTCTTATTGGCGGTACACTTGCCGTTTACGGATGGAATGTCCCTTTTCTTTTCTATGGACTGACAGTACCCCTTGCAGTAATAGTTGCATTCGCTCTCCCGGAAACAAATCCGCCAGGTAAAAGGATGGAGAAAAAGCTTTCTGATATGCTGGGGGTTTTCAGAAACTTGAATATCCTGTACACCATATTCCTAAGTTTTTCAATATTCTTCCTTCTGTACACGATCGTTATCTATGTACCTTTCATCCTGAAAGATAACTTCGGATTCAATGCAGCAGAAGCAGGACTTGCACTGGGTATCGAAGGGATAGCAATGGCATCCGTCTCATCTCAGGCAAGAAAACTTTCAGCAAAGTACGGGAAACAAAAGGTGATCAGAACTGGTTTTGCGATAACTGGAATTGCAATAGGCGGACTCATATTTGCGCATACACTCCCACAGACCCTTCTGATGATTCTTTTGTTCGGTCTGGGTTTTGGGATGGTGCAGCCTCCCCTCAACACACTTGCAACACAGATCGCTCCCAGGGGCATGATGGGGAGTATTGTCTCAATTTTCAATATAATGAAATATGGAGGACAAACAGCGGCCCCTCTGATACTTGCTGTAGTACTACTGAACTTTGGTATGGAAGCGGTCTTCGTCACTTCCTGCATATTTGCATTTACAGTCGCAGCTTCAATTTACATTGCCAGGGATATCTATGCTGACATTGCAGAAGCCTGA
- a CDS encoding YkgJ family cysteine cluster protein: MLLRPSLYAGIQKELVTFKVAIDEELSLAKDELEGLLAYPDEKLVDIIREVGFQCDLCARCCTQEFNDHVFLLEEDVETIRHIDPEKVEPAPYYELCDQHGNFYVSGYALKTKEDGSCVFLENKRCTIYEKRPFICRLYPYMLHLEADEEGNVEWRQISGLNLHGCYHTAIDDEQCSEIAADIKRYERLFLEQKITFFEKAKQHFKDKKLRHVQGVYDREMRKYKKGGEITVFVYYRGTFIEHSLKLK, from the coding sequence TTGCTTTTAAGGCCAAGTCTCTATGCAGGTATACAAAAGGAGCTGGTCACTTTTAAAGTAGCAATAGATGAAGAACTTTCACTTGCAAAAGATGAACTAGAGGGACTGCTTGCATACCCTGATGAGAAGCTCGTGGATATCATCAGAGAAGTGGGATTTCAGTGTGATTTGTGTGCACGTTGCTGTACTCAGGAGTTCAATGATCATGTCTTCTTGCTGGAAGAAGACGTTGAGACCATCCGGCATATCGATCCTGAAAAGGTCGAACCTGCACCATATTATGAACTATGTGACCAGCACGGCAACTTCTATGTATCGGGTTATGCTCTCAAGACAAAAGAGGATGGTTCCTGCGTTTTCCTGGAAAACAAACGCTGCACCATATATGAAAAACGTCCTTTTATCTGCAGATTATATCCCTATATGCTTCACCTGGAAGCGGATGAGGAAGGGAATGTGGAATGGAGGCAGATAAGCGGACTCAACCTCCATGGCTGTTATCATACCGCTATCGATGATGAGCAGTGCAGTGAAATAGCCGCTGATATAAAAAGATATGAGCGTTTATTCCTTGAACAGAAGATAACATTCTTTGAAAAGGCAAAACAGCATTTCAAGGATAAGAAACTCCGTCATGTGCAGGGAGTATATGACAGGGAAATGAGAAAGTACAAAAAAGGTGGAGAAATAACAGTATTTGTATATTACAGAGGCACTTTTATAGAGCACAGCCTTAAACTGAAGTAA
- a CDS encoding DUF5350 domain-containing protein: MGKTGSIEWAKVKGRKGRTIKVPKSREAKAHPGPAQRYSSSGAKRRFLHRSPKSIVK, encoded by the coding sequence ATGGGTAAAACTGGCAGCATTGAATGGGCAAAAGTGAAAGGACGTAAAGGCAGAACAATCAAGGTACCAAAATCCAGGGAAGCAAAAGCACATCCTGGTCCTGCACAGAGATACAGCTCATCCGGAGCCAAGAGAAGATTCCTTCACAGGTCTCCGAAATCAATTGTAAAGTGA
- the thsA gene encoding thermosome subunit alpha: MAGQMAGQPIFILREGSQRTRGREAQSNNIMAAKAVAEAVRTTLGPKGMDKMLVDSLGDVVITNDGATILREMDIEHPAAKMIVEVAKTQDDEVGDGTTSAAVIAGELLKKAEELIDQDIHPTIIASGYRMASEKAGEIIQTLAKSVTRENRDILTNISGTAMTGKGAEANKDVLSDIAVSAIISVADEDNNVDMDNIKVEKKVGARIEESKLIEGMIIDKERVHTNMPKKVNDAKILLVNTAIELKDTEVDAEISITSPEQLQSFLDQEEQMIKKLVDKVVASGANVVFCQKGIDDMAQHYLAKAGIFAVRRVKKSDMQKLARATSAKLVTNVDEITAEDLGKAELVEEKKIGGDEMTFVTGCENPKAVSILLRGGTEHVIDNIERALNDALRVVGVAIEDEKLVAGGGSPEVEVALRLQEYASTLSGREQLAVKGFAEALEIVPRTLAENAGLDPIDMLMELRAHHEKGQKTAGLNVYTGEVIDMWEAGVVEPLRVKTQAVNAAAESAVMILRIDDIIASKQGPAGPSAEDMVPGMPPGGMPGMDMM; this comes from the coding sequence ATGGCAGGACAGATGGCTGGACAGCCAATTTTCATATTAAGAGAAGGAAGCCAGAGAACAAGAGGCAGAGAAGCACAGAGTAACAACATCATGGCTGCAAAAGCAGTCGCTGAAGCTGTAAGAACAACACTTGGTCCAAAAGGTATGGACAAGATGCTTGTGGACAGCCTCGGAGATGTTGTCATTACCAACGACGGTGCAACCATTCTCAGAGAGATGGACATCGAGCACCCTGCAGCAAAGATGATCGTAGAGGTCGCAAAGACCCAGGACGATGAGGTAGGAGACGGTACAACCTCAGCTGCAGTTATTGCCGGTGAACTTCTTAAGAAAGCAGAAGAGCTTATCGACCAGGACATACACCCAACAATCATAGCTTCCGGATACAGGATGGCTTCAGAGAAGGCTGGAGAGATCATCCAGACACTCGCAAAGTCAGTAACCAGAGAGAACAGGGATATCCTTACCAACATCTCCGGAACCGCAATGACAGGCAAGGGCGCAGAGGCAAACAAGGATGTACTTTCAGACATCGCAGTTTCAGCCATCATAAGCGTTGCCGATGAGGACAACAATGTCGACATGGACAACATCAAGGTAGAGAAGAAGGTCGGTGCACGCATTGAAGAATCAAAGCTCATCGAGGGTATGATCATCGATAAAGAGCGTGTACACACAAACATGCCAAAGAAGGTCAACGATGCAAAGATCCTGCTCGTAAACACCGCGATCGAGCTCAAGGACACAGAAGTGGATGCAGAGATCTCCATCACATCACCTGAGCAGCTCCAGTCCTTCCTTGACCAGGAAGAGCAGATGATCAAGAAGCTTGTTGACAAGGTTGTAGCAAGCGGTGCAAATGTCGTATTCTGCCAGAAGGGTATTGACGACATGGCACAGCACTACCTCGCAAAGGCAGGTATCTTTGCTGTCAGACGTGTCAAGAAGAGCGACATGCAGAAACTCGCAAGGGCAACCAGCGCAAAACTTGTGACAAACGTTGACGAGATCACCGCAGAGGACCTTGGAAAGGCAGAACTTGTCGAAGAGAAGAAGATCGGCGGCGACGAGATGACCTTTGTCACAGGATGCGAGAATCCAAAGGCAGTATCCATTCTCCTGCGCGGCGGCACAGAGCACGTTATCGACAACATCGAGAGAGCACTCAACGACGCACTCAGAGTGGTCGGCGTTGCAATCGAAGATGAGAAGCTCGTAGCCGGTGGCGGATCACCTGAAGTAGAGGTCGCACTCAGACTCCAGGAATACGCTTCAACCCTCAGCGGAAGAGAGCAGCTTGCTGTGAAGGGATTCGCGGAAGCCCTTGAGATCGTACCAAGAACCCTCGCAGAAAATGCAGGTCTTGACCCGATCGACATGCTCATGGAACTACGTGCACACCACGAAAAGGGACAGAAGACAGCAGGTCTCAATGTCTATACCGGTGAGGTAATCGACATGTGGGAAGCAGGCGTTGTTGAACCACTCAGGGTAAAGACCCAGGCAGTCAACGCTGCAGCAGAATCCGCAGTCATGATCCTAAGGATCGATGACATCATCGCATCCAAGCAGGGACCAGCAGGACCTTCAGCAGAAGACATGGTTCCAGGCATGCCACCAGGCGGAATGCCAGGCATGGACATGATGTAA
- a CDS encoding ORC1-type DNA replication protein yields the protein MSKDMLLWDETLFKNGEVLELDHVPEYFAHRDSQMQALKFSLKPAMRGMRPVNCLVKGPPGTGKTTAVLKVFSEMKEHTDRVSFVKVNCQMDSTRFAVVSRIYEKLVNIKPPTSGVAFRKLFDKVIKQLVDSNKILVVALDDINYLFHEGHADEIMYSLLRAHEQYPGVKIAVIAIISDVGVSHHFDPRVGSVFLPEEIEFPRYDAEEIRDIISNRVQHAFYQDVVPDEVCDKVVEYVDYTGDLRVGIDLLRRSGLNAERRASRTISMEDVEKAYDASRLLYLCRSIRSLTENERTLLKLVAEQEKDVQAGDLYKSFHEITGLGYTRFYEIIEKMNATQMLDVDFSGKGMRGRTRVIKAKHNPQDILKCLEY from the coding sequence GTGAGCAAAGATATGCTACTCTGGGATGAGACTTTGTTTAAGAACGGTGAAGTGCTCGAGCTTGACCACGTTCCCGAATATTTTGCACACAGGGATTCCCAGATGCAGGCGCTCAAATTCAGCCTGAAGCCTGCAATGAGGGGCATGAGGCCTGTTAACTGTCTTGTGAAAGGTCCGCCTGGCACCGGTAAGACCACGGCTGTCCTGAAGGTTTTCAGTGAAATGAAGGAACATACTGACAGGGTTTCTTTTGTCAAGGTCAACTGTCAGATGGATTCCACACGCTTTGCAGTGGTATCCCGCATATATGAAAAACTTGTCAATATCAAGCCGCCAACATCTGGTGTTGCTTTTAGGAAACTCTTCGACAAGGTCATAAAACAGCTTGTTGATTCCAACAAGATCCTTGTGGTGGCACTTGATGATATCAACTATCTTTTTCATGAAGGACATGCGGATGAGATCATGTACTCTTTGTTGCGTGCCCACGAGCAGTATCCGGGAGTGAAGATAGCTGTTATCGCGATCATCAGTGACGTGGGAGTTTCCCACCACTTCGATCCGAGAGTTGGATCTGTCTTCCTGCCCGAGGAGATCGAATTTCCAAGGTATGATGCAGAGGAGATACGTGATATAATCTCCAACAGGGTCCAGCATGCGTTCTATCAGGATGTCGTACCCGATGAGGTCTGTGATAAAGTGGTAGAGTATGTTGACTATACCGGTGATCTCAGGGTCGGTATCGACCTGCTGAGACGCTCCGGCCTGAACGCAGAACGCAGGGCGAGCAGGACGATTTCCATGGAGGATGTGGAAAAGGCCTATGATGCTTCACGGCTTCTCTACTTATGTCGCAGTATACGTTCCCTGACTGAAAACGAAAGAACTCTTCTGAAACTTGTGGCAGAACAAGAAAAAGACGTGCAGGCCGGTGATCTGTACAAGTCATTCCATGAGATCACAGGACTTGGATACACCCGCTTCTATGAGATAATTGAAAAGATGAACGCTACCCAGATGTTGGATGTGGATTTTTCCGGAAAAGGTATGCGTGGAAGGACCCGGGTAATCAAAGCAAAACACAACCCTCAGGATATTCTGAAATGTCTTGAGTACTGA
- a CDS encoding cysteine desulfurase: MYDVHSVREDFPVLKDVIYLDNAATTQTPVPAVKAMEEYFLSYAGNHGRGAHRLARETTNHYEDARETVARFLGTDAKKTVFTRNATESINIVSRGFPWESDDHVIVTLVEHHSNLLPWMRLKNEGVDLTIVRPDATGIVDPGEIMSAVTDRTRLIAMNHISNVFGSTQDVDTVIRLAHKEDVKVLVDGSQSAGHMPLNIASMDPDFFATPGHKGLLGPQGTGVLYMKEPDMIEPVFVGGGMVRSVTDSGYETEPSPAKFEAGTPNMPGVIGLGRAVEYVEEIGVSDIEKHETSLARVAASGLSGIEGVEVYGPENRSSVVSFNVGGMNAHDVAMILDQTKAICVRSGYHCAIPGINFLDVDGTVRASFALYNTEEEVELLVDTVSSIASMMA, from the coding sequence ATGTATGATGTTCATTCCGTCAGGGAAGATTTTCCTGTTCTAAAAGATGTAATCTATCTGGACAATGCAGCCACCACCCAGACACCGGTGCCGGCTGTAAAAGCCATGGAAGAGTATTTTCTAAGCTATGCAGGCAACCACGGAAGAGGAGCACACAGGCTTGCACGTGAAACAACAAATCATTATGAGGATGCAAGGGAAACTGTTGCAAGATTCCTGGGAACAGATGCCAAAAAAACAGTTTTTACACGCAACGCTACGGAGAGTATCAATATCGTATCCAGGGGTTTTCCCTGGGAAAGTGACGATCATGTCATCGTAACCCTGGTTGAACATCATTCCAACCTGCTTCCGTGGATGCGCCTGAAAAACGAAGGTGTTGACCTCACTATTGTCAGGCCGGATGCCACCGGTATCGTAGATCCCGGAGAGATTATGTCCGCCGTTACAGACAGGACCCGTCTGATCGCAATGAATCACATATCCAATGTATTCGGCTCCACTCAGGATGTGGATACTGTGATCAGGCTGGCACACAAAGAGGATGTAAAGGTCCTTGTTGATGGTTCACAGTCGGCAGGCCATATGCCTCTCAACATTGCTTCAATGGATCCGGACTTCTTTGCTACCCCCGGCCATAAGGGCCTGCTGGGTCCACAGGGTACGGGCGTATTGTACATGAAAGAGCCCGACATGATAGAGCCGGTCTTTGTGGGAGGCGGGATGGTTCGCTCTGTCACGGATTCGGGCTATGAGACAGAGCCAAGTCCGGCAAAGTTCGAGGCCGGAACTCCCAACATGCCCGGAGTTATCGGGCTCGGTAGGGCGGTTGAGTATGTTGAGGAAATCGGGGTCAGTGATATTGAGAAACATGAGACCTCGCTGGCAAGAGTTGCTGCATCCGGACTCTCGGGGATAGAGGGTGTTGAGGTATATGGCCCGGAGAACAGGTCTTCTGTGGTATCCTTTAATGTAGGGGGAATGAATGCACATGATGTTGCCATGATACTCGACCAGACAAAAGCTATCTGCGTACGTAGTGGCTATCACTGTGCGATACCCGGAATCAATTTCCTTGACGTTGACGGAACCGTAAGAGCTTCTTTTGCACTGTATAACACAGAGGAAGAAGTCGAGCTTCTTGTTGATACTGTCTCAAGTATTGCTTCCATGATGGCTTAG